A genomic region of Metopolophium dirhodum isolate CAU chromosome 1, ASM1992520v1, whole genome shotgun sequence contains the following coding sequences:
- the LOC132935851 gene encoding probable serine/threonine-protein kinase clkA encodes MAEGESVAKFASRIEELYYKLCVASTIGLIQAEADIVKKQTKKQALIIFMTGLPHHLYTVLKSRNPSTLEQCFKTAIDEMLEYESKVEMDKLQRQIGNGKQADVNNEEKRQNGGNTNNAVNRGGNSNSNQSNRNNNFNGHNNRYVNHNNRNNYGNNNQSGYGSHMVNRGGYRGGNGYGRNFNTNNVQQNNINRGTGCYTCGRSNHIARDCWSNRPNAQQTTYNNNRVNGTRHANNNNNVRRDNNNTQGVLCSYCNKIGHEISNCYTKQKNERSTSGNANGPSPVGVRLVQERVQDPHTGFSTSQQN; translated from the coding sequence ATGGCCGAGGGAGAAAGTGTGGCAAAATTCGCTAGTAGAATCgaagagttatattataaactctgcGTGGCAAGTACGATAGGTCTAATTCAGGCCGAGGCAGATAtagtgaaaaaacaaacaaagaaaCAGGCGTTGATCATATTTATGACAGGGTTACCTCATCACCTATATACAGTACTGAAAAGTCGAAATCCCAGTACATTGGAACAATGTTTCAAAACGGCGATCGATGAGATGCTCGAATATGAGTCAAAAGTAGAAATGGACAAATTGCAGAGACAAATTGGTAATGGAAAACAGGCAGACGTTAATAACGAGGAAAAACGACAAAATGGTGGTAATACAAATAACGCAGTTAATCGCGGAGGAAACAGTAATTCAAATCAAagcaatagaaataataatttcaacggGCATAACAACAGATATGTTAACCACAACAACCGCAATAATTATGGGAATAATAATCAGAGCGGATATGGCTCACACATGGTTAATCGCGGCGGTTATCGAGGCGGAAACGGCTATGGACGGAATTTCAATACCaataatgtacaacaaaataatattaaccgagGCACCGGATGTTACACTTGTGGTAGATCTAACCACATAGCACGAGATTGCTGGAGCAATCGACCTAATGCGCAACAAACTACGTATAACAATAATCGTGTAAACGGCACGCGCCATgcgaacaacaacaataatgttcGTAGGGACAATAACAATACTCAGGGTGTACTTTGCAGTTACTGCAATAAGATAGGTCATGAAATTTCAAACTGTTATACAAAACAGAAAAACGAAAGAAGCACGTCGGGAAACGCCAACGGACCATCACCAGTGGGAGTCAGATTGGTCCAAGAAAGAGTTCAAGACCCACACACAGGATTTTCCACATCACAGCAAAATTAA